A stretch of the Lolium perenne isolate Kyuss_39 chromosome 3, Kyuss_2.0, whole genome shotgun sequence genome encodes the following:
- the LOC139838310 gene encoding uncharacterized protein, whose product MAPCCSPVSTRDCAELGDGPAGLIADRVLACDVADYVRFRAVCRSWRRCSADPRAHGGLGRRFHPRRWVMLREELAVPDRRSFLNTSTGDCVQVNIPELRDHLLLAVTPEGLLVLVHKPQRATVRLLNPLTRHLTELPPLTTLLPPKDHDKLSEDNVYFDGQFKAWGSGIANDDSTVVLCFSKLRMIGMAKPGDDSWNLLDYSANGMTTAPLMFAGRFYCVNHSGVMVLDLGADQPPQLKVAAELSMLVSPISDSMHLVDNCGELMLVHRRCGQLLNTGFKSGRLCDAYRVDLDSGTLFLVDSLGGSAVFAGFHCSFSVPLEVFPSGTMSAYAVYFSFDIAETSQSKAEGNL is encoded by the exons ATGGCTCCATGCTGCTCTCCTGTCTCAACAAGGGACTGCGCGGAGCTCGGGGACGGGCCGGCGGGGCTGATCGCCGACCGCGTTCTCGCGTGCGACGTCGCTGACTATGTCCGCTTCCGCGCCGTGTGCCGTTCGTGGCGGCGGTGCTCCGCGGACCCGCGCGCGCACGGAGGCCTGGGTCGCCGGTTCCATCCCCGGCGCTGGGTCATGCTCCGCGAGGAACTCGCCGTGCCGGACCGCCGCTCCTTCCTGAACACATCCACCGGCGACTGCGTGCAGGTCAACATCCCGGAGCTCCGTGACCATCTGCTGCTCGCTGTAACCCCTGAGGGACTCCTCGTTCTGGTCCACAAGCCACAGCGCGCCACCGTCCGCCTGCTGAACCCGCTCACCCGCCACCTCACTGAGCTCCCGCCACTCACCACTCTACTGCCTCCAAAGGATCACGACAAGCTTTCAGAGGATAATGTCTATTTCGATGGGCAATTCAAGGCGTGGGGCTCCGGCATTGCCAATGATGATTCAACGGTGGTGCTATGCTTCAGCAAGCTCCGCATGATTGGCATGGCTAAGCCCGGCGATGACTCCTGGAATTTGCTGGACTACAGTGCTAATGGGATGACAACGGCACCTCTCATGTTTGCAGGCCGCTTCTACTGTGTTAACCACAGTGGTGTCATGGTGCTGGACTTGGGTGCAGATCAGCCACCACAGCTTAAGGTGGCTGCCGAGCTGAGTATGCTTGTCTCGCCAATTTCGGATAGCATGCACCTTGTAGACAATTGCGGGGAGCTGATGCTAGTACATCGTCGTTGCGGACAACTACTGAACACGGGATTTAAATCTGGGAGGTTATGTGACGCTTATCGAGTTGATTTGGACAGCGGGACACTATTCCTGGTCGACAGCTTAGGCGGCAGTGCGGTGTTCGCGGGCTTCCATTGCTCTTTTTCGGTGCCTCTAGAGGTTTTCCCCTCCGGCACCATGAGTGCTTACGCCGTCTACTTCAGCTTTGACATTGCAGAGACAA GTCAGTCCAAAGCAGAAGGAAACCTGTAG
- the LOC127340517 gene encoding uncharacterized protein yields MNHSEVSTTAPTSCASAAQIPSHQTRKRLSQAASMDTSSSAAQWRDWSGLGDGPAGLIAERVLAYDVGDCVRFRAVCRAWRRCSADPRAHGGLDRRFHPWRWAMLREVLVAPDRRSFLNTSTGQCIQVDTPELRDHELLAPTPEGLLVLIHGRKHIRLLNPLTRHLTELPPITTLVTRTDHRRHLEQNPHFMTCFAAWGSGVADVSTTFLLCFSRLCMLGMAKPGDDQWTSLQYDSDGITSAPLMFAGRFYCATRNGVLLLDTDPDMPRLKVVAKLKGMHVWPIADTVHLVNNHGELLLVHRRKGPLTPGNKSGRRYDTYRVDLDTGTLLPLKSLGGARRAIFVGMKCSLSVSLEVFPSGSISADTIYLSFNFSERKLLKHA; encoded by the exons ATGAATCATTCTGAGGTCTCGACGACCGCACCTACATCTTGCGCCTCCGCAGCCCAGATCCCCTCCCATCAGACGCGCAAGCGCCTTTCCCAGGCGGCCTCAATGGATACCTCCTCCTCTGCTGCCCAATGGAGGGACTGGTCTGGTCTCGGGGATGGGCCGGCGGGGCTGATCGCCGAGCGTGTCCTCGCCTACGACGTCGGGGACTGCGTGCGCTTCCGCGCCGTCTGCCGCGCGTGGCGGCGGTGCTCCGCTGACCCGCGCGCGCACGGTGGCCTCGACCGCCGGTTCCATCCCTGGCGGTGGGCCATGCTCCGGGAGGTGCTGGTCGCTCCCGACCGCCGCTCCTTCCTCAACACGTCTACCGGCCAGTGCATCCAGGTCGACACCCCGGAGCTCCGCGACCACGAGCTGCTCGCGCCCACCCCCGAGGGCCTCCTTGTCCTGATCCACGGCCGCAAGCACATCCGTCTGCTCAACCCACTCACCCGCCACCTCACCGAGCTCCCACCGATCACCACGCTGGTGACCCGAACGGACCACCGCCGCCATCTGGAGCAAAATCCCCATTTCATGACCTGCTTCGCAGCGTGGGGCTCCGGCGTTGCAGATGTTTCTACTACGTTCTTGCTCTGCTTCAGCAGGCTATGCATGCTTGGCATGGCCAAGCCCGGGGACGACCAATGGACGTCACTACAATACGACAGTGATGGCATAACAAGTGCACCCCTAATGTTTGCAGGACGCTTCTACTGCGCTACACGCAATGGTGTCTTGTTGCTGGACACCGATCCAGATATGCCACGGCTGAAGGTGGTTGCCAAGCTGAAGGGTATGCATGTCTGGCCAATTGCTGACACTGTGCACCTCGTCAACAATCATGGGGAGCTGCTGCTGGTGCACCGTCGCAAGGGACCATTGACACCGGGGAACAAATCGGGTCGGCGGTACGACACGTATCGAGTGGATTTGGACACCGGGACACTACTCCCGCTCAAGAGCTTGGGCGGTGCACGGCGTGCGATTTTCGTGGGCATGAAGTGCTCTCTCTCGGTGTCTCTAGAGGTTTTCCCCTCCGGCTCCATTAGTGCTGACACCATCTACTTGAGCTTCAACTTCTCCGAGAGAAAACTGTTAAAG CATGCCTGA